A window of Syntrophorhabdales bacterium genomic DNA:
TCGACATGACGTGTAGCGTCATTGCCTGGTTCTCAGGGGTGTCGTCAATGACGCCGTCCATAGGGACAATGACCCGATACCCTCTGACGCAATAGCCGGATACGGCATACAAAACGCACACATGGGTTAGAGTGCCTGTCAGAATCACCGTGTCTACCTCTTTGGGGAATGTCTTCAAGAGATCGTCCATCGGCGTATGAAAGAAAATGTCATGCGTCGATTTCGGCACAAAATATTCCTTCCCCTTGTACAACGGTTTAAGTTCATCGATAATCGGTCCGTAGAGCTTGAACGGTGAAGCCTTCTGCCTCTTCTCGTAAGGATTGGTGACACCCATCGAATACTGATAGACGACAATCATATCAAGTTTTCGGGCCAGTTCCAGAAGGCTTTTGACGTTCTTGATGTTATTGTCACCTCGCCACATATTCTCTCTTTGCTTCGGACCTACGAAATATTCCTGCATGTCCACTATTTGAAAAATGGTTTTCGCGGGGTCCACGGTAACGGGCTTGGGCTCGTCGAATTTGAGGACCATTTTCATGTCTGAATAATTTGACCAGGTATCTCCCCCTTGGATCTTCACGCTCTTAGGGCTTTGTGCCAATGCATTCGTCACCGGCAGGATAGTAACGAACACTGCGGTGGCAAGCGCCAGCAGGAGCAGTTTTCTTGAGATCGTATTTACTTTTGCCATGATATCCTCCACGTTGAAAGCTTTCAGTCCACGTAAAAGTGTAGTTGCACGCTGATCCAAAGCAAAGTCACAGCATGAAATATCACCCCCTCATCTAGCGTAAGACACTATTGACGAATTTCTGTTACATGTTTGAGATATCTGCATTCCGAGTGGGCTTCCCAGACAATTATCAGGAAATTCTTTGAGGTTTGTCAATGCATATCAGAGCGGATGCACAGTACTCATGGCCGATCAAAGAATGGGTTCTTACCGGTTGCCGAGAGCGGGATTCCAAGTATGAGGTCTGAATCGAGAAGGCCGAGTTCCTTTGCGGCGGCGCCCACCGTGTACATGATCCGGTTGTCGATGCTCAGCTCCGCTGCCAACTTTACGGCAGAGCCAAGGGCAATGCCCAGGTCGATCGCCTGAAATATACACACCGGACCGCGAAAGTCCTCGCCCTGACGCGCTCCAGAACCGGCAAGCGCTGCGCAGGTCTGGTACCCGCACGCTCCGCAGTTGAAGGGAAGCTCCATCTTTTTGGGGTCCCTCTTGACGCCCACGAGGAGGACAGCCGCAGCACTCCTTACATTGCTCGCGTCCCTTTTAAAGATGGAAAGAGGCGTCGATTTCGTCTCGCCCTTTTTTTCCATCGCTGTAGCGAGCATTTCAAGATCAGCGCCCGTGACCGCGGCGGTTTGAAGACGATCGATACCACGCGTTTTCGGCGCTGTCCTCATGGCCAGAGCCATCACCGCAATTCCTGCCTCGATGCCGTCGTGTTCCATTGCCTCGCTCCGTATGATTGCCATCGAATGTATACCCCCTCTACCGGGATACCCTAAAGGAAGACATGTCCTCACTATTTATTAGCATAGGCAGCGCTTGGGCTCAAGAATAAGAGCTAACCGCCTCCTACCCTCCCATCAATTTCTCTATGTTACCAGCTACCAAAGTCACGCGAAACATGCGTTTTGCGAGCTGTGTCCTTCCGAGTTCACATCTTCGAGCACGCTTGATATGGAACCCTCCCCTCTCTATACTCATCAAACCTGAAGAAACCCCGTACCCCTGATCGCCAGTAATCGCTAATCCCATTTGGGACCTGCAGATGCTGGATTTTATAGGGAGCCGCCCATGCATTCACAGGATCGTGCTAAAAGTTCGGAGCTTTACGCAAGTCTTTCTCCGGGTAGGTCGCTATAATAGATACATTCGGGCGTGTCCTTGGTAAGTTACGAAATGGCACGGCTGAAGAATTCAGGCGCTGCATGGAAAGGAGAATGGAGATGAAGCTGCTCGCTGTAAAGGTCCGGTGAGACAAGAGATGAAGAAACATTGCAACGAACACGGAGGGACACCATAGTATAAGTTACCACATGTAAAGGAGCAAACCATGAGTAAGGAACCTTCAGCAGTAGAGAAGATGATCGGCGATTTCGCGCCCAAGCTCGTTGAGCTTACGGACGGCGTGCTGTTTGGCGATGTCTGGGAGCGCCTGGAGCTATCAAAGCGTGATCGAAGCCTCGTGACCGTGGCTGCGCTGATCGCATTGAATCGCCCCGAACAGTTGCGGTTTCACCTCGAGAAGGCGCTGGACAACGGACTTAGAACGGAAGAATTGATCGAGGTGATCACCCACCTGGCGTTCTATTCGGGCTGGCCGAACGCAATGAACGCCATCATGGTCGCAAAAGAGCTGTTCTCGAAAAGAGATTCTTCCGAGTAAGGAGACTTCCCGGAAACACAGATTTTGCTCGACCTGCCCGGTGGTGGGTGTTACAATCGGAAAGCGTCACGCAGACAGGTGGCATAAGCTTCCGGAGTATCCCTTTTCCCGGAAGCTTGCCCGATGACAGCAGAAAGAGGGCAGATGCATCTTAACTCCATGGCCATCCATCCTGACAAATATCCTCCCGGTGCCGCGTCCTATCCCTTCAACCTTGCCATATTCCGGCGTCCGGTCACGATATCCTTCGAGACCCCCATAACCATCTTTATCGGCGAAAATGGCTCGGGCAAGTCGACGCTTCTCGAGGCCCTGGCTCGCAAGTGCGGCATCCATATATGGCAGGAGACCGAACGGCGGCGCTTCGGGAACAACCCCTATGAAGACAAGTTCGACCAGTACATTTCCATTGCTTGGAACGGCGACCCCGTCCAGGGCTCGTTCTTCGGTTCGTCCATTTTTCTGGACTTTGCACGATTCCTGGACGAATGGGCAGCCGCCTCTCCCGCCATACTCGACTATTTCGGCGGCCAATCACTCCTCACGCAGTCCCACGGCCAGTCCATGATGTCCTTCTTCAGGTCGCGCTATAGTCGAAAGGGCGTGTACTTCCTGGATGAGCCAGAAACGGCCCTCTCCCCGAAGACCCAGCTCGACATGCTGAGTCTGCTTGAGACCATGGCGAGCGACGGCCATGCCCAATTCTTCCTCGCCACCCACTCGCCTATCCTCCTCGCCTGTCGGGATGCGACTATCTACAGCTTTGACGGCAGCCGTATTGAGCCGATCCGGTACGAAAATACCGAGCACTACCGCATCTTTAGAGAGTTTATGAACAGGCCGAAGGCGTGAAACTGGAATACAGGTGTAGTGAAATGGGGACGCCGCTTTGAAGCAGTGATGCAATCAAACGATCTCTTCAGATTCTACTTCTAAACCTCAATCCTCTTTACCTCTATAACGTTGGGGACACCCTGCAACTCCGTGATTACTTCATCGCTCACCTTCACGTCCACATCAAGCACTGCTATGGCGAGACCGCCGTCCGCTTTCCTGCCAACATGCATGCCGCCGATATTGATGCCCTTGTTCGCCAGCGCCGTACCTATGCTGCCCACGACCCCCGGTCTGTCCTGGTGATAGGTGAGCAGCATGTTGCCGGCTAGGTTTGCGACGACAGCGATCCCGTCCAATCTAACCAGTCTCGGCGCTTCCTTACCGAGCAGTGTTCCATAGACAACCTTTTCGACCTTCCCGTTGGTCAGCCTTATTCCTAGCAGGGATGTGTAGTCTTCGTGCTCCTTCTCCCTGATCTCCTTGATCTTTATGCCCCGGGACCTGGCTACAATCGGGGCGTTAACGTAGTTCACTCCTTCGACGTGTTGCGAGAGGATGTTCCTGACAATAGCCTGGGTCAGGATCTTTGTCTCTACCTCAGAGATATCTCCCATATATTCGACTTCTATGTTTTCTACGGGGAATTCACTGATAGAGGAGACGAAGGTTGCAAGACGCTCCGAAAGGCCCAGGTACGGCGAAATCTGCCTCAGTGCAGCAATAGAGACAGGCGGCGCGTTCACGCTGTTTCGTATAACTCCGTTAAGCGCAAAGTCTACGATCTGGTCCGCGATGTCGATCGCAACTTTTTCCTGGGCCTCCTTTGTTGAGGCGCCGAGGTGGGGCGTGCAGACCACCTTGTCCGTAAGCACAAGCGGGTGGTCCTTGGGCGGTGGTTCCTGCTCAAACACGTCGAGGCCCGCGCCTGAGACGTGGCCGCTCATCAAGGCATCATATAAATCCATCTCGTTCACGATGCCCCCACGGGCTACGTTGAGGATGACCACGCCTTTCTTCGTCTTTGCGAGAGCATTCTTCTCGATCAGGTTTTTCGTCTCTCTGACCATCGGAAGATGGACAGTGATGAAATCGCTTTCTGCGAGCAGTGTGTCAAGACCCACCAACTCGATGCCTTTGGCTTCGGCGACTTCCTTCGTAACGAAAAGGTCGTACGCGATTACCCTCATGCCCAGCGCCACAGCCTTCTCGGCGACGATCATGCCAATATTGCCGATGCCAATGACACCCAGCGTCTTGTTGTAGACCTCGATGCCCATGAGGAGCTTCTTTTCCCATTTACCCTGCTTCATGGTTGCATCCGCAAGCGCTACCTTGCGTGCCACAGCAAACATGAGCGCGACCGTGTGCTCCGCAGCCGCAAGGGCGTTTCCCTGTGGGGTATTCATAACCACAATACCCTTTTCAGTCGCTGCTTCCACGTCCACATTGTCAACGCCGATTCCCGCCCTGCCGATTACTTTCAGCTTATCAGCGTTCGCAATGATATCGCGGGTCACCTTCGTGGCACTTCTTACGATCAATGCGTCGTACTCACCGATAATCGCAGCAAGCTCCTCTTTTTTGAGATCGGTTTTGACATCTACAGATAGACCTTTGGACTTCAGGATATCAACCGCCTCTCCGGACATCGCGTCTGCTATGAGGATCTTCATCGCCCCTCCTTAATCATACTCTTTTGGCGCGTCAGCGGCTTTTGCACGCCACTCTCAGTATATGCTGCACCCTTTCACGTACACAGGTCTTGCTTTTGCATGAACTTCTAACGATGGCCGCGTACCGCTTTTCACCTTTTGTCCTGTTATTGTAGAGCTTTGCAGGAAAGATTTCAAGAGAGTCATTAGCATCATTTCTTGAAATTCATCTTGACACCTCGAGAGGGCAATGGTACCGTTAAAAAAACAATTATGTGCAGCTATGCAACCATAGTTGTCCTTTATAACATACGATATTTACGTGTCCTCGACTCCTTGCCACGGCGCTGGTGTGAAGTCGAGAGTCTATATAACCGATAAGGAGGAGCCATGGAAACAAAGATCTTGTTGCCGGAAAGTGAAATCCCGACGAAATGGTACAACATACAGGCAGACCTGCCCAACCCGCTCCCACCTCCGCTCCACCCGGCAACAGGTCAACCTGTGGGGCCGGACGATTTAGCCCCTGTCTTTCCCATGAATATAATCGAACAGGAAGTATCGACCCAGAGGTGGATAGACATACCCGAGCCTGTACTCGAGAAGCTCCTGATATGGAGGCCTACCCCACTGTACCGGGCCCATCGCCTGGAGCGCTTCCTCGGTACGCCTGCCCGGATCTACTACAAACACGAAGGCGTAAGCCCCGCCGGCAGCCACAAACCAAACACTGCTATTCCGCAGGCCTATTACAACAAGATCTTCGGCATCAAGAGGCTCACCACCGAAACGGGTGCGGGGCAATGGGGAAGCGCTCTATCGTTTGCCTGCAACCAGTTCGGGCTCGAACTGAAAGTCTACATGGTGCGGGTAAGCTATAACCAAAAACCGTATCGTCGCATGCTGATGGAGACGTGGGGTGCCAAGTGCGTCCCCAGCCCCAGTCCGGACACCGCTGCGGGAAGGGGCTTTCTGGAACAGAACCAAGACCATCCGGGAAGTCTCGGGATCGCGATCAGCGAGGCGGTGGAAGACTGCGTTACCTCCAAAGACACGCGGTACTCTCTTGGCAGCGTCTTGAACCACGTGCTCATGCATCAGACCATCGTGGGTCTTGAGGCGCAGAAGCAGATGGCGATGGCGAAGGATTATCCCGACGTGGTGATCGGTTGCGTGGGTGGCGGCAGTAATTTTGCCGGGCTTGCTTTTCCGTTCGTGCGTGACAAGATCACAGAAGGAAAGAAGACCAGGGTGATCGGGTGTGAGCCCACGTCCTGCCCGACCATGACAAAAGGCCCGTATGTTTATGATTTTGGCGACACGGCCGGTATGACGCCGCTTATGGCAATGCACTCGCTGGGCCACGGCTTCGTGCCCGCTCCCATCCATGCGGGGGGATTGCGTTACCACGGTGTGGCGCCTCTTCTGAGCAGGCTTATTGTCGACGGCTTCGTAGAAGGAAGGGCTTACGACCAGTCCCAGACGTTCGCGGCGGGACTTACGTGGGCGCGCACAGAAGGATTCGTACCGGCACCGGAGACAAACCATGCGATTGCCGCCGTCATAGAGGAGGCGAAACGCGCAAAAGAGGAAGGCGAGCCTCGGGTGATCCTGCTCATCTGGAGCGGCCACGGTCTGATCGACTTATCGGCATACGACGCCTACCTTTCGGGAAGGCTGCAGGACTCACCGATGGAGGATGACCAGGTTTCGCTTCTCTGCAGGGATTTGAAACGAGTAGGTCTGTAGTCCGCGGAGGAGCCGATTCCAATGCAGGCGAAGCTATCGGAAGGACACATGTGGCTGGGTCAGCGCGTACAGACCGTCAGGCCATCTGGTGTGCGTAAGATCTTCGACATGGTCCGCAAGGTGAAGGACCCGGTCAACATGAGTCTGGGCGAGCCAGATTTTGATGTGCCTGCGCCTATCAAGGAAGAGGCCGTAACGTGGACCCGGAGGGGATTCAACAAGTATACGCCCTCCGGCGGCATACCGGAGCTGCGCGAGAAGCTTAGTGCGCAGCTCAAGGCAAGAAGCGTCTTCTGTGAGGACGTGATCATCACGCCAGGCGTGACAGGCGGTATACTCCTCGCTATGATGGTCACCCTCAACCCAGGCGATGAAGTCATCATCCCCGACCCTTCTTTCGTCATGTATGAGTACCAGACCATCCTCCTCGGAGGCAGTCCCGTCTTCGTCGATACCTATCCGGACTTCACGCTCAAGGAGGAGCTGCTCCAGCAGGCGATTACGCCAAAGACGAAGATCATCATCGTCAACAGCCCGGCCAACCCCACAGGTGCGGTCTGCTCGAGAGAGGAGCTGGAGATGGTTGCACGGGTCGCGCGGGAAAAGAACATCCTTCTCTTTTCGGACGATATCTACGAGCGTTTTTTCTATGAGACGGGGAGTGCGCCGCCCTGTCTCGGCCAGCTGTGCGACAACGTCCTCACGTTTGGGGGGTTCTCGAAGACGTGGGGCATGACGGGGTGGCGTGTGGGCTACGTGGCAGGGCCGAGGGATATTATCGATGCCATGGTTACGATGCTGCAATACGTGTTCAGCGGGGTTCATTCGGTCGCTCAGAAAGCTGCGGTCTTCGCACTCGATTATCCAACAGACGAGATCATCGAGACCTATCGCAGGAAAAGGGATCTTATCTACGACGGGATAAAGGACAAGTTCCGCATAGTAAAACCAAAAGGCGCCTACTACATTTTTCCGGAAGTCCCCGACGGCGATGGCGACGCGTTCGTCGAGAGGGCACTCGCAAATAACCTGTTTATCATCCCTGGCAGCGTCTTTTCCAGAAAAAAATCGAACGTGCGCATATCCTTCGCTGCGGACGAGGCAACTGTCCTGAGGGGGATCGAGATATTGAGGAAGCTCGTGTAGAGGTGTGCTCGACCTTGTCCGTATTGCCACTGCAATCAACAACAAGATGTTGAGGAGACGCGGCGGCCACTATGCTCTTTATAGCAAACGCGCTTCTGCCGCGCCGTAGCAAAGGATCGATTCGCGGTCTTTGCCAAGAGGAGGGGTGCGACCATGGAAAAACCGGTACAGAGAATGCTCATGGGGAACGAAGCGATAGGTAGAGGCCTCGTGGAAAACGGATGCTCTCTCGCAGCCTCGTATCCCGGAACTCCAGCGTCCGAGATTCTTGGCTCGGTTGTGCAGTTCGCACGTGAACTGGAGATGCCTATCCACACCGAGTGGTCGATTAACGAGAAGGTCGCATACGAAGTCGCCCTCGCTCACAGTTGCACGGGTAAGAGAGGAGCTGTCTCCATGAAGCAGGTAGGACTCAATGTGGCAGCTGATCCCTTCACGCGCTCGGCCTATCTGGGCGTGACGGGCGGTTTTATCGTCGTAGTCGCTGACGACCCGGGCCCGCACAGCTCACAGACGGAGCAGGATAGCCGGTTCTTTGCCCACTTCGCGAAAGTGCCTGTGTTCGACCCTTCGAGCCCGCGAGAGGCGAAGGAAGCGGTAGCGACGGCGTATGCTCTTTCTGAGCGATACGAGATTCCCGTAATGATCCGGCCGACTACCCGCATCTGCCATGCCCGCCAGAACGTTTCCTGCGTCAAGCCGATCGAGCTTGAGAGGAAGGCGCACTTCGAGAAGAACCCTTCGAGATGGGCGGCAACACCCCAATTCGTGACGGGTCTCCATCGTCTGTTGAACGAGAAAATAGATAAGATCGCTCTGGAGAAACAATTCTATCCGGTCCTCCAAAAAGGTGGAGGCAAGAGCAATTCGTGTATTGTCGCGTCAGGCGTCGTTTACACCCACGTGTATGAGCTCATCGAGGATGGAGGCCTCTCTGACGTAGACCTCTATCAGGTGCTCCTCCCTTATCCCCTGAACAGACGCTTCATCGAGGACATACGTGCTCGCTACCAGAAAATCCTGGTCTTGGAAGAAAGCTACCCGGTCATAGAGATGCAGTTCGTAAACCCCCTTGTACAGGGGAGACGATCCATGTCGGTCCCCGGGGAAGGGGAGCTGACGCCGGACGTTGTCGAGTCTGTACTCCGCACGTTCGTAGGCATCGCCCGGAAACGAGAAGCGGAACCCGCGGCGAAGGGCAGGCGGCCGTCCCTCTGCGCCGGCTGCTCCCACCGGGCCGCGTTCTATGGGATCAAAGAAGCCTTTCGGGGCGGGATTTTCCCGAGCGACATCGGATGTTACACCCTCGGGATGAACCTTGGCGCTGTCGATACCTGCCACTGCATGGGAGCGTGCATCAGCCAGGCAGCTGGGTTCTACCATTCGTATCAGCAGGACGGAGGAGAGATCCCTCCCATCACAGTCACCATCGGGGACTCGACCTTTTTCCACGCCGGTATCCCTGCGCTGGTAAATGCGGTCGTTCAGAAGGCCCGCTTCATCCTGGTCGTTCTTGATAATGCCACAACCGCCATGACCGGACACCAGCCGACGCCACACCTTGGTATCCTTGCAGACGGAAGTCAGGGTAACCCCGTTTTCATCCCCGATATTGTGAAAGGGGCTGGGGTTCGTTTCCTGAGAGAGGCGGACCCGTGCGAGCTTGAAACGTTCGGGGAGACATTGAGAGAAGCAGAGGCCTTTTGCCGATCCCCGGAGGGCGGCGTGGCGGTGGTGATCGCAAGACACGGCTGCCTGCAGGACCGGAGAGCGGGAAGGGACGCGCAGCACCTCAACATGACCATCGAAGAGTGTACTGGTTGCCGCTGGTGCATAGACGAGTTCGAGTGTCCCGCCCTTTTGTTCGATGAAGAAGAGGGGCGAGCAAGCATCAGCGAGGCCCTCTGCACGGGGTGCGGTGTCTGCGTGCATGTCTGTCCTTCGAATGCTATCGTCTCAAAGGATGGAGGTGCGCAATGAGGCAGCAGATCGTGGTGAGCGGGATCGGCGGCCAAGGCGTGCTCTTCGTGACCCGATTGTTCGCAGAGGTGGCCGTAGAGATGGGCCTCGAGGTGCTCACCTCGGAGATACACGGTATGGCTATGCGGGGAGGGACGGTCCTTGCGCACGTCAAGGTGGGTACGTTCAAGAGCCCTTTAATCCGCCGGGGAGAGGCGGATGTGGCGATCATCGTCAATGCGGAAAATGTCTCTCTACACCGATCTTTCGTAAAAGAGAGCGGCGCAATCCTCGTGAACGCAGGGAACGCGGGTGACTACGTGCATGTCGATGCAGACAGGCTTGCTCGGAACAGCGGTTACCCTCCCGGGTCGAATCTCGTGCTCGTAGGGTATGGAGTCGGCAAGGGCCTCGTCTTCTGCGAGCCTGAGGCCGCCGAGAACGTGATCCGAAGAATGTCTGGACCAGTCCAGGTGGAAGCTAATCTGGCAAGCTTCGCCCTCGGGAGAAAACAGGCGATGGAGAGATAAGCACAATCACGCTTCGTCGGGTACGCGAGTCGGGCGAAAGGCTCCATGCAACGGTGTTCAGTTTAGCAAGATGTGATGAAAGGCAGTCGCAATACCCGCTTCGAAGGGAGCGTATCTGAATGATACGCTATTGCTCCACATATGGATCTATAGGCTTCCCCGTCCGGTAGGAGACGCTTTTCATCGTTGCAACCAATGTGCGTATCCCGTCTTTTTCGGTATAGACAGTGCACAAATAGGAAGCGGTTCGCCTGCTATGTGACAGGATTTTTCCTTCAACGACAAGCACCGTTCCCGGGTCGGGGCTCGCATGGTAGGTGATCGAACAGTCTAAGGCAACCGAGATGTTGTTGCTGTTATTACCCAATACCGAAAACGCAACGTCTGCGAGAGAATAGATAATGCCACCATGGGGCCGGCCGTACATGTTCAACATATCCTCTCGCAACCGCAGGTGCATCCGGACTGTATCGGAGGTCAATGTGTCCAAGACGATTCCCAGGAACTCGGCGTAGCTGTCCCTCTCAAACTGCTTCTTCACGACTTCGAGATGTTCTCTCATGGCTGATTACGACCTCCGACAGTTTTAAGACCCGGAAGGATCACCAGTAAGAAGCATTCTATTATACAATACGTTGAAGAACCTGTGGGTCGGCTCGAAGAAGCGTAGCTTGCTCACTTATTAATTTTCGTAATCTTGGTCCCTTGCAAGCCGAGACCGGCCATAAGCCCTTTCGGGTCGAAGAAGAAGGCATAAGCGTCGGACTGGGCTGAAGTGGTTGAAATGCCAGTGGCCGCTCCCTTATCAACAACAACTATATTGGGGGCGGTACCAAGTTCCCATCCCCCGCTCTTATCGAGATAGGCCAGCATTTTCTCTGTCATAAAGAACAATGCGTAGCCATACTTCTGGATCCCGGCCTGCAGACCATACGAGCCCGATACGGTGTTGTAATAACCAACAACCGCCCCGTCCCGAATGAGCTCGCCCTCACCATACTGCCCACCCACAATCAACCCTGCCTTGACAATGTTGGGAAAAACCAGGATGGCTACTGCCGTTTTGCTCAACTCTTTCGCTTTGCTCGATTTTACGTAGAGTTTCTCGAGAGCCTTCCGGGAGTTATGGTCTATTTCTGCCGCGGATGCGGCTGCCGCGGGGTTGGGGCCGGCGACAAGAACAAACGCCAGGCACACGCATGCAACGATCGTGAAATAAAGGCCTCTCATCATCGTATCCTCCTCCGGTACTTTACTGCTTGTCCACTTTCGCAAGTGGTATTCTTGTGGCCAGTTCATACTCGAGAGCGGCATTGATTTTGTTTTCGATCTGGTAGTAGCGCACCACCTTTGTACCGGGTAAGATCTTGCCGAACCTGGGCAGGTATGCCTTGTGCAGCTTAAGCCGCAGCGCCTCAACCGTTATATATTCATTAAGCAGTCGCTTCGCGGTGGCATCGGACATCTTTTCATACGTGTCCGCGTAGTCCTTGATCAGTTTGGCAGTGCGGACGCGCAGAAGGAACAGCTCATCCTGGTATCGCTCATAGAGCGGCCAGAAGGCTTTTGCTTCGGTCTCGGTGAGATGCATGTTCTCTGCGACGAGCAATTTCTTGTCCGCCTTGATCTTTTCGAGCAGGAGCTGCAGCTCGTCAGCCGGTTTGTCCTGTGCCGTCAACATGCTGGCAGAAGCCAGGAGCGCTGTGGTTAGTACGATGACGACTGTTAAGAATAGGTGTCCGTTTCTGCTTACCGCCGTCCTTGATGTCATCTGTTCACCCCTTTCATGCTTACTTGTAATCATTGATCATACAACCCTGCATCAATAACATAATACCGGTGCAGATCAACTGTCTACCCGTGGACATCTTGACTTTCCAAAATCAGGATTCTATCTTAACAAAAGATGAAGCGAATAAGGATCGCCATTGTCGGGGTCGGGAACTGCGCAAGTTCTCTGGTTCAGGGCATTACTTATTATGCAACCCTATCGAGGTCTGATGCTATCGGCCTCATGCATTGGGAGATCGGCGGTTACAGGCCCTGGGAGATAGAGGTAGCAGCGGCGTTTGACATAGATAAGAGAAAGGTCGGCAGGGATGTCACCGAAGCAATTTTTGCAAAGCCCAATTGCAC
This region includes:
- a CDS encoding hotdog fold thioesterase, translated to MREHLEVVKKQFERDSYAEFLGIVLDTLTSDTVRMHLRLREDMLNMYGRPHGGIIYSLADVAFSVLGNNSNNISVALDCSITYHASPDPGTVLVVEGKILSHSRRTASYLCTVYTEKDGIRTLVATMKSVSYRTGKPIDPYVEQ
- a CDS encoding lipid-binding SYLF domain-containing protein encodes the protein MMRGLYFTIVACVCLAFVLVAGPNPAAAASAAEIDHNSRKALEKLYVKSSKAKELSKTAVAILVFPNIVKAGLIVGGQYGEGELIRDGAVVGYYNTVSGSYGLQAGIQKYGYALFFMTEKMLAYLDKSGGWELGTAPNIVVVDKGAATGISTTSAQSDAYAFFFDPKGLMAGLGLQGTKITKINK